CTTTTAGCCTGTTCAGCCGTCATCGTTGACTCTACCACTCTCACTGAGAATGTCGCCATATCTGGTGTCGCGATGACTTCACCATAACCTGTTGTTGAAATATGCGGAAAGGATGGAGAGTCAGCCAGTGATGGAAAGCTCACAGCACTCAACGCAGCAGTAAGAGTAAGAGACGTTGCTAACATCTTTGGTACAAACTTCATTAGGTAGACCTATGCTAAACAAATGTCCTTCCATCATAGAGTAATTTATCGTTTAGCCAATCCTGATTGTGCACATCTAACAGAACTTTGACGCTGAAAAAACCAACAACTTACTGAGGTAAATGATTGTGAGCAAAACTTAATATCGCCTGGGATACCTCTTTTAGCACCCCACTCTCAAGCTGCCAATGGTGCCAATAGATGCGATAAGACAGCAGAAAGCCAGGGGTAATATCAATCAAAGCACCAGACTCTAGTTCCTCGATAATCTGCAATCGAGGAATCAAGCAATAGGCAACACCCGATAATGCCAAGCGCACAAATGCTTCTGAACTGCCGACCGTATGATTGATCACACTGTCTCTCGGTACGTTAAAATGATCATGCAGAAATTTCTTATGCAGATCATCGTATTGATCATAGGAAACCGCAGGTGCTTTGCTTAAGGTGGCGTAGTTTACGCCCTCTGAAAAGTAACGCTGATGAAAATCAGGACTCGCCACACACACATAGTCCATACGACCGAGGTAGTCAGCACTGCATCCAGGAATCGCTTGGGGCTCTAAACTGATCGCACCGGCAACCTCACCGCTTTTTATTTTTTCAATGGTTCTAGACTCACCATGAATCGCGAGGTTCAACTCGACTTGACGAGACTTCATCACATCCGACAGTGCAGGTAACAACCATGTCGCCAAACTATCAGCGTTGGTGGCTATGGATATCGATAGTGGTTGAGTACCCTCTTCATTCATTAACTCAGGCACAAGCTCGTGCTCTAACAAGCGAACACGACGATACAAACCCAACAGCTTTTTTCCTGCTGGTGTAGGCCTTGGTGGGTTTTCTCTCACCAGCGCAGGCTGGGCTAACCACTTTTCTAGCTGCTTGATACGTTGGGACACCGCTGATTGGGAGATGTATAACTGCTCAGCGGCTCTCTCAAAGCTACGTTGTTTCACAACGGCATCCAGTGCTTCAATCCATTTATAATCCAATCCACGCATCAATTTGCTTCCTTTTTAAGCTAACCCAACACCACATTAGCAACTCTAATAATAGATTAAAATCATTAATTATACTTATTTAAAGGGTCGGAGTATCTTCGCCACATAGCACGTAAATATCGTTAATTAAGTGGAGGTTAAAATGAGTTTTTGGGTTTTATTACAAGGTTTTGGTCTAGGGGCGAGCATGATCATCCCTATTGGCGCTCAGAATGCGTACGTCCTAAATCAAGGGATAAAACGCAATCATCATTTAACGACAGCAACGATTTGTAGCCTGCTCGATACTCTGTTTATCTCATTAGGTATTTTTGGCGGCGGAGCGATCTTGTCGCAAAATGAATTACTACTTACCTCCGTGACATTAGGTGGCATCGCTTTTCTGACTGTGTATGGTTTGTTGTCGCTACGCAGTGCATTCAAAGTGCGCACCAGTGATGAATCGAAAGGTGAGATATTGGCGCGTGGCAAGCGCACCGTTATTTTAGGAGCATTGGCAGTAACAGTATTAAACCCACACCTCTATTTGGATACCGTGGTAATTCTTGGTTCGATTGGCGGACAGTTTGAAGGTAACGACAGAATTGCGTTTGCTATGGGGACTATATTGGCTTCGTTCGTCTGGTTTTACTCCTTGTCACTGGGCGCTGCAAAGCTAGGCCCAACGCTATCGAAACCCAAAGTTAAGAAAGGCATCGATATCGCGGTAGCAACCATGATGTTCGCTATTGCCCTTGTGCTCGCCAATGGACTCATTGAGCAGTACGGCTAAATCCGTTCATATTGAGTCATCCACAAACTTAACTCATCAAAAAAAAGGCGGATAACCTAAGTTATCCGCCTTTCCTTATAAAAGCTTATAGCTAAAAAAACTAACTAGAGATTAAGCT
Above is a window of Vibrio atlanticus DNA encoding:
- a CDS encoding LysR family transcriptional regulator ArgP encodes the protein MRGLDYKWIEALDAVVKQRSFERAAEQLYISQSAVSQRIKQLEKWLAQPALVRENPPRPTPAGKKLLGLYRRVRLLEHELVPELMNEEGTQPLSISIATNADSLATWLLPALSDVMKSRQVELNLAIHGESRTIEKIKSGEVAGAISLEPQAIPGCSADYLGRMDYVCVASPDFHQRYFSEGVNYATLSKAPAVSYDQYDDLHKKFLHDHFNVPRDSVINHTVGSSEAFVRLALSGVAYCLIPRLQIIEELESGALIDITPGFLLSYRIYWHHWQLESGVLKEVSQAILSFAHNHLPQ
- a CDS encoding LysE/ArgO family amino acid transporter; translated protein: MSFWVLLQGFGLGASMIIPIGAQNAYVLNQGIKRNHHLTTATICSLLDTLFISLGIFGGGAILSQNELLLTSVTLGGIAFLTVYGLLSLRSAFKVRTSDESKGEILARGKRTVILGALAVTVLNPHLYLDTVVILGSIGGQFEGNDRIAFAMGTILASFVWFYSLSLGAAKLGPTLSKPKVKKGIDIAVATMMFAIALVLANGLIEQYG